Genomic DNA from Thermosipho ferrireducens:
TACAATTATGTCTACAGGTTCTCCTGTGAGTTTATCAAGTTCTATTAAGGAACCTATTGAGAGTTCCATTACCTGTTTTAACGTTAATTTTGTTTTTCCAAGTTCTACCACAACGTTTAAAGGAATATCAAGAAGTGCTTGAAGCCTCTCGGGAATTTCTACTCCGGCCTTTGAAGTTCCTTCAGATTCGAAAGTTTGGAATTTAACAGGAGAAACTGAAACAGTTTGTTTTTGCACATTTGAAGTTTTGGCGGCAATAGCTTGTTCAGCAGGTTGTCCTGGAGCCTGGACTTGTTGAGCCTGAGTTTCTTGAGGCTCGCCTGGTTTGAAAATTAAGTCGTACAGTTTTTTAACAAATTTTGGAGGCATGGTCAGGAAAAAATCAGCTGGTGGAAGACCGTCGATTTTCAATGTAAAATTAACTTTTGCTACAATTTCATCATCCTGAGCTACTGGTGGAAATTTGACTTCCGAGGAGTTAAAATCTATTAATTCTACTGTGGGAGGAGTTATATCTATTTTTGCATTTACCATATCAGAAAGAGCAGTAGAAGCTGCTCCCATCATTTGATTCATAGCCTCTGAAACAGCGCTTAATGCTAATTCATTGACTTCAGGAGATTCTATTTCCCCTGTGCCTCCCATCATTATATCGGCGATTTGTGCAACTGCATTCTGGGGGAGTACCAGTGCATTTAATCCCTCAACAACTCCCTGGAAATTTATTGATACTACAGCATTAACGCCGTTTATTTCTTTTTTTAATTCTGAAACTTTTTTTAAATCGACAGTTGGGACTGTTATCTCTACCTTTCTTCCAAGAAGCGTGGAAAGAGCGGTAGCGCCACTTCCCATTATTATATTTCCTATTTCTCCGAACATGTCTTTTTCAATGTCTGTGAGCTCCTGGCTTTCCTGGGAGTCATTTATTTGATTTAACAAAGCATCAAGTTCTTCTTGAGAAAGGAATTCTTCTCCACCCATTTTATATCTCCTCCTCATTGATAACTTCCGTTATTTTTACTGCGTATCTTCCTTTAAAAGTTCCTGGCAATCCTTTAAACTTAGTTTTCCCATTTAGTGTAATCTTGAAAGGTTCGTTTTTATGTGTGTTTAATCTTATTACATCGCCTTTTTCCAGATTCAAAATTTCCCACAAGCTCAATTGTGTTTTTCCAATAACCGCTGATAGTTCTACAATGGTCCTTGCGAGATTTTCACGAAGAGATTTAATATCTTCTTCTGTAGCCAGTGTTTGTTTGGTTTTAAACCAGCTTTGGGTTGTAAGTTTTTCTGCAAAAGGTTCTATAAGTGATGACGGCCAACAAAGATTTATATATCCTTCTATTCTGCCTATGTTTATGAAAAAAGTAATTACCAGAACCATTTCATTTGAGGCAACAATTTGAACAAATTGAGGATTAGTTTCAATAGCCTCTATTACAGGAACAAATGGGTGAACATTTGACCATGCTTGAGAGAGAGTAGTTAATATATTAACGACTTCTTTTCTCATTATAGCTGTTTCCGTGTCTGTTGGAGGTCTGGAAATTTCAGAAACATTTGCACCTGGACCACCAAGAAGAATTTCAAGCATTCCATAAAATATTTCAAGTCCTATATCCATTATAGCACTTCCTGTGAACTCCCTTGCAGAGAATATGACAATATACGAAGGATTTTTTATTGACTTTAAAAATTCATCATAGGTCATTTGATCTATTCCAACAAGATTAACTGCCACAAAACTTCTCAATCTACCGGAAAGGTAGGTGGACAATCCACGAGAAAAGTTTTCGTGGATCATCTGCAATGTTCTTTCCTGTTCTTTTGAAAAT
This window encodes:
- the fliY gene encoding flagellar motor switch phosphatase FliY, which produces MGGEEFLSQEELDALLNQINDSQESQELTDIEKDMFGEIGNIIMGSGATALSTLLGRKVEITVPTVDLKKVSELKKEINGVNAVVSINFQGVVEGLNALVLPQNAVAQIADIMMGGTGEIESPEVNELALSAVSEAMNQMMGAASTALSDMVNAKIDITPPTVELIDFNSSEVKFPPVAQDDEIVAKVNFTLKIDGLPPADFFLTMPPKFVKKLYDLIFKPGEPQETQAQQVQAPGQPAEQAIAAKTSNVQKQTVSVSPVKFQTFESEGTSKAGVEIPERLQALLDIPLNVVVELGKTKLTLKQVMELSIGSLIELDKLTGEPVDIIVNGKLIARGEVVVIDENFGVRITEIVSPQERFYTLE
- the fliM gene encoding flagellar motor switch protein FliM; this encodes MSDVLSQEEIDRLLQAVSEGEVSLEEVKKEEEAKKIRTYDFLRPRKFSKEQERTLQMIHENFSRGLSTYLSGRLRSFVAVNLVGIDQMTYDEFLKSIKNPSYIVIFSAREFTGSAIMDIGLEIFYGMLEILLGGPGANVSEISRPPTDTETAIMRKEVVNILTTLSQAWSNVHPFVPVIEAIETNPQFVQIVASNEMVLVITFFINIGRIEGYINLCWPSSLIEPFAEKLTTQSWFKTKQTLATEEDIKSLRENLARTIVELSAVIGKTQLSLWEILNLEKGDVIRLNTHKNEPFKITLNGKTKFKGLPGTFKGRYAVKITEVINEEEI